One genomic region from Nostoc sphaeroides encodes:
- a CDS encoding DnaJ domain-containing protein, producing the protein MTQNSKTGAAFIAGGTIAGAGISATVGGMGLAGGFGAVGIGATPVAAAGAVAGAAVYGAINAIAQGDAAAFATMGIGAVGGAGVYSVVGGMGLIAPKVGLAFGIGAVPMAGIGAVVGLAAYGIAKLLDESEISESPAQLFERMEEKVLLMDYYSEVVMELEAFLSGEDLNQKFTILQVEDELQALKAEFKKKSEFVTPKPSIPNIEAEKISLTTQLPETWRCVRTLKSHLAAVNAIAISPDGNTLISGSDDRQVNLWNLKTGKWLYTFSGQAEAVLSVAISPDGQQIASGSVDRKISTWQMDTKKFHHTFFYLNPYSHNGFVNSIAYSPDGAILASGSADKTIRIWGRYTRTIKRTLNGHSDAVLSVTISPDGKILASSSADKTIRLWDIKTWQQRYILTEHLGAVNTVAISPNSQTLISGSTDATIKLWNLQTGKLLSTLTGHSTAVLSVAISPDGKTLASASRDGMIKLWNFHTGELIQNLSGFNPVTFSPDGKTLVSGGNGGSIKIWSQFTLDSELSGEWWEVLGVNQSDRPKDIKIAYLRLARLYHPDVNGSTIAKASMQAINQAYKEFQEQLNAYKCQ; encoded by the coding sequence GTGACACAAAACTCTAAAACAGGTGCAGCATTCATTGCAGGCGGAACCATAGCAGGTGCTGGTATTTCCGCAACGGTAGGCGGGATGGGACTAGCAGGCGGATTTGGTGCAGTTGGAATTGGTGCAACTCCTGTAGCGGCTGCTGGCGCTGTGGCTGGTGCAGCTGTTTACGGTGCAATTAATGCGATCGCACAGGGAGATGCAGCGGCTTTCGCTACAATGGGAATTGGTGCAGTCGGCGGTGCTGGTGTTTATAGCGTCGTCGGTGGTATGGGTTTAATTGCACCTAAAGTAGGGCTGGCATTTGGGATTGGTGCAGTACCGATGGCGGGAATTGGTGCAGTGGTGGGACTCGCCGCCTATGGTATTGCCAAACTGTTAGATGAATCTGAAATTAGCGAAAGTCCAGCACAGCTTTTTGAGCGGATGGAAGAGAAAGTTTTGCTGATGGATTACTATTCCGAAGTAGTGATGGAATTAGAAGCATTTTTATCTGGTGAGGATCTCAACCAAAAATTTACTATTTTGCAAGTCGAAGATGAGTTACAAGCACTTAAGGCTGAATTCAAGAAAAAATCAGAATTTGTTACCCCTAAACCTTCTATTCCCAATATTGAAGCAGAAAAAATATCTCTGACAACCCAGCTACCTGAAACTTGGAGATGTGTACGCACACTCAAAAGTCACTTAGCGGCAGTTAATGCGATCGCTATCAGTCCTGATGGTAATACTTTAATCAGTGGCAGTGATGACAGACAAGTTAATTTGTGGAACTTGAAAACCGGAAAATGGCTTTACACGTTTTCTGGACAAGCAGAAGCAGTTTTATCTGTTGCTATCAGCCCTGATGGACAGCAGATTGCAAGTGGTAGTGTCGATCGCAAAATCAGCACTTGGCAGATGGACACAAAAAAATTTCACCATACATTCTTTTATTTAAATCCCTACAGTCATAATGGTTTTGTTAACTCGATTGCCTACAGTCCAGATGGCGCAATTCTTGCTAGTGGTAGTGCCGATAAAACTATAAGAATTTGGGGACGCTACACGAGAACAATAAAACGCACTTTGAATGGACATTCAGATGCAGTTTTGTCTGTTACTATTAGTCCCGATGGTAAAATTCTTGCAAGCAGTAGTGCTGATAAAACTATTAGGCTTTGGGATATCAAAACTTGGCAACAGCGCTACATTCTCACTGAACATTTAGGAGCAGTAAATACAGTTGCCATCAGTCCTAACAGTCAAACTCTTATTAGCGGTAGCACAGACGCCACAATAAAGCTGTGGAATCTCCAAACTGGAAAATTACTCTCCACTCTGACTGGACACTCAACGGCGGTTTTGTCTGTTGCCATCAGCCCCGATGGAAAAACCCTCGCCAGTGCCAGCAGAGACGGTATGATCAAACTTTGGAATTTCCACACTGGGGAACTAATACAAAATCTTTCTGGGTTTAATCCCGTTACTTTCAGTCCTGATGGCAAGACGCTGGTAAGTGGCGGTAATGGCGGAAGCATCAAGATTTGGAGTCAATTTACTCTCGACTCTGAATTATCTGGGGAATGGTGGGAAGTCTTGGGTGTAAATCAGAGCGATCGCCCCAAAGATATCAAAATTGCTTACCTTAGATTAGCAAGATTGTATCATCCTGATGTCAACGGTTCTACAATTGCAAAAGCCTCAATGCAAGCAATTAATCAAGCTTATAAAGAATTTCAGGAGCAGTTAAACGCTTACAAATGTCAGTAG
- a CDS encoding glycoside hydrolase 100 family protein, with the protein MHLNELETTENLKEVEEAWRTLEKSILYYQGRPVGTVAAYDASVEALNYDQCFVRDFVSSALIFLIKGRTDIVRNFLEETLKLQPKERALDAYKPGRGLIPASFKVVSENGQEYLEADFGEHAIARVTPVDSCLWWIILLRAYVIATEDFSLAYQPEFQNGIRLIMEICLANRFDMYPTLLVPDGACMIDRRMGIYGHPLELQVLFYTALRASRELLVCQGNSDIVAAIDNRLPLLCAHIRQHYWIDINRLNAIYRFKSEEYGKGAVNLFNIYVDSVPYYELDKWLPKKGGYLAGNVGPSQLDTRFFSLGNLMAIISDLATEEQSQGIMTLIEDRWDDLVGDMPMKICFPALEHEEYRIVTGCDPKNIPWSYHNAGSWPVLMWMLAAAAVKTNKISLAQKAIETAQGRLSTDEWPEYYDGKKGRLIGKQARKYQTWTITGFLLAKELMANPTYLPLISFGKLPAEQVSRACEFEIASVDPYMT; encoded by the coding sequence ATGCACCTAAACGAATTGGAAACTACTGAAAATTTAAAAGAAGTCGAAGAAGCTTGGCGAACACTAGAAAAATCAATTCTCTATTATCAGGGGCGTCCTGTTGGGACAGTAGCCGCTTATGATGCATCTGTAGAGGCGCTCAATTATGACCAGTGCTTTGTTCGGGATTTTGTATCTTCAGCTCTAATTTTTCTGATCAAAGGTAGAACAGATATTGTTCGCAATTTCTTAGAAGAAACCTTAAAGTTGCAACCTAAAGAAAGGGCATTAGATGCATATAAACCTGGGCGAGGATTAATCCCAGCTAGCTTTAAAGTTGTATCAGAAAATGGGCAAGAATATTTAGAGGCTGATTTTGGTGAACATGCGATCGCTAGAGTTACACCCGTAGATTCTTGCTTATGGTGGATTATTTTATTGCGTGCTTATGTAATTGCCACAGAAGATTTTTCTCTAGCCTATCAACCTGAATTCCAAAATGGCATCAGGTTAATCATGGAAATCTGCTTGGCGAATCGTTTTGATATGTACCCAACGCTGTTGGTTCCAGATGGTGCTTGTATGATTGACCGTCGTATGGGCATTTATGGGCATCCTCTAGAACTACAAGTCCTCTTTTACACGGCATTGCGTGCATCTCGTGAACTGCTAGTTTGCCAAGGTAATTCCGATATTGTTGCAGCCATTGATAACCGTTTGCCTCTTTTATGCGCTCATATTCGCCAGCATTATTGGATAGATATTAATCGCCTGAATGCAATTTATCGCTTCAAAAGTGAAGAATATGGCAAGGGTGCCGTTAATCTGTTCAACATATATGTAGATTCTGTTCCCTATTATGAATTAGATAAGTGGCTGCCAAAAAAAGGTGGTTATCTAGCAGGTAATGTCGGGCCGTCGCAGCTAGATACTCGCTTCTTTTCACTCGGAAACTTAATGGCAATCATTTCAGACTTAGCCACCGAAGAACAGTCACAAGGGATTATGACTCTCATTGAGGATCGATGGGATGATTTGGTGGGAGATATGCCAATGAAAATTTGTTTCCCAGCTTTGGAACATGAAGAATACAGAATTGTAACTGGATGTGACCCCAAAAATATCCCCTGGTCGTATCATAATGCTGGTAGTTGGCCAGTTTTAATGTGGATGTTAGCGGCGGCGGCAGTGAAAACTAACAAAATAAGTCTTGCACAAAAGGCTATTGAAACTGCCCAAGGACGCCTCAGTACAGATGAATGGCCAGAATATTACGACGGTAAGAAAGGGCGACTAATTGGCAAACAAGCTAGGAAATATCAAACTTGGACAATTACTGGGTTCTTATTAGCAAAAGAACTGATGGCAAACCCCACTTATTTACCATTAATCAGCTTTGGTAAATTACCAGCAGAACAGGTTTCTAGAGCATGTGAGTTTGAAATCGCCAGTGTTGACCCGTATATGACTTGA
- a CDS encoding 16S rRNA (cytosine(967)-C(5))-methyltransferase, with translation MTNPRQLAFIALRDVHKGAYADVALDRVLQKVNLADCDRRLLTELVYGSVRRQRTLDTLIDQLAKKKSHQQPQDLRTILHLGFYQLRYQERIPPSAAVNTTVQLAKENGFSGLTGFVNGLLRQYLRKAGGQGSRGAEEKNSFLLPHSPLPYFDSLQLPENPVERLGILHSFPDWIIQVWLEQLGLAQTEQLCEWMNQSPTIDLRINPLRTSIEEVEAALQSAGILVRRIPHLPQALRLIGNSGSIQKIPGFKEGWWTVQDSSAQLVSHLLDPQPGEVVIDACAAPGGKTTHIAELMADKGKIWACDRTPSRLRKLQENSQRLNLQSIQICTGDSRHFNQFQNTADRVLLDAPCSGLGTMHRHADARWRQTPESVRELSDLQKELLTHTSTFVKAGGVLVYATCTLHPAENEEVISAFLAKSPDWQIESPNSVEVPASAYSTPQGWFKVWPHRQDMDGFFMVRLRKTNNSE, from the coding sequence ATGACAAACCCCCGTCAACTAGCTTTTATCGCCCTACGAGATGTTCACAAGGGGGCTTATGCTGATGTTGCCCTAGATAGAGTGCTGCAAAAAGTTAATTTGGCTGATTGCGATCGCCGCTTGCTGACAGAATTGGTTTATGGGAGTGTCAGAAGGCAGCGCACTCTTGATACTCTCATCGATCAACTCGCCAAAAAGAAATCTCACCAACAACCACAAGACCTTCGCACCATCTTACATCTAGGCTTCTATCAACTGCGCTATCAAGAGCGGATTCCCCCCTCAGCTGCTGTTAATACCACCGTCCAACTCGCTAAAGAAAACGGTTTTTCTGGACTTACAGGTTTTGTTAACGGTCTATTACGCCAGTATCTTAGAAAAGCAGGGGGGCAGGGGAGCAGAGGGGCAGAGGAGAAAAACTCATTCTTACTCCCCCATTCCCCACTCCCCTATTTCGATTCTTTACAACTTCCCGAAAACCCAGTGGAACGCTTGGGTATTTTACACAGCTTTCCTGACTGGATTATTCAAGTTTGGTTAGAACAACTGGGTTTGGCCCAGACAGAACAATTGTGTGAATGGATGAACCAATCACCAACAATTGACTTGCGTATCAACCCCCTTCGCACTTCCATCGAAGAAGTTGAGGCGGCTTTGCAATCTGCTGGTATTTTGGTGAGACGGATTCCTCATTTACCCCAAGCTTTACGATTGATTGGTAATAGTGGGTCAATTCAAAAAATACCTGGTTTCAAAGAAGGGTGGTGGACTGTACAAGATAGTAGCGCCCAATTGGTAAGTCATTTGCTCGACCCCCAACCTGGTGAGGTGGTAATTGATGCCTGTGCTGCACCAGGGGGTAAAACAACCCACATCGCTGAGTTAATGGCAGATAAGGGAAAAATTTGGGCTTGCGATCGCACTCCTTCTCGTCTTCGCAAACTCCAAGAAAATTCTCAACGGCTAAATTTACAATCTATTCAAATTTGCACTGGTGACAGTCGCCACTTCAACCAATTTCAAAACACCGCAGACCGTGTATTATTGGATGCTCCATGTTCTGGACTAGGAACCATGCACCGTCATGCTGATGCTCGTTGGCGACAGACACCAGAATCTGTCCGCGAACTTTCGGATCTGCAAAAAGAATTATTAACACATACATCAACTTTTGTCAAAGCTGGTGGTGTATTAGTTTATGCCACTTGTACATTGCATCCAGCAGAAAATGAAGAAGTAATTTCGGCATTTTTAGCCAAGTCACCCGATTGGCAAATTGAGTCTCCAAACAGCGTTGAGGTGCCTGCTTCTGCATATAGCACCCCTCAAGGTTGGTTTAAAGTCTGGCCCCATAGACAAGACATGGATGGCTTTTTTATGGTGCGCTTAAGAAAAACCAATAATTCCGAGTGA
- a CDS encoding TerB family tellurite resistance protein: MVTPSNVKNLVKILIGAAWIDGRIQPEERQYLREIAQAKGLASDPEIKPWLYELVPVQPKECYDWVREYLGDRPSHEDCENLIEAISGLIYSDGEVAVEEARLLTELQDIAKPNDSTQPAHTALLKQIQKLYRRWVDVQN, from the coding sequence ATGGTTACCCCTTCCAATGTCAAAAACTTAGTTAAAATCCTGATTGGAGCCGCCTGGATCGATGGCAGAATCCAACCAGAAGAACGGCAATATCTCCGCGAAATAGCTCAAGCAAAAGGTTTAGCTAGCGATCCAGAAATTAAGCCTTGGCTATACGAATTAGTTCCTGTACAGCCAAAAGAATGCTATGACTGGGTGCGGGAGTATTTAGGCGATCGCCCCAGCCATGAAGATTGTGAAAATCTGATTGAAGCAATTAGTGGCTTAATTTATAGCGATGGCGAAGTTGCCGTCGAAGAAGCCAGACTCTTGACGGAATTACAGGATATAGCGAAGCCGAATGATTCAACTCAACCGGCTCACACTGCACTTCTCAAACAAATTCAAAAGCTTTACCGTCGTTGGGTTGACGTGCAAAACTAA
- the psb35 gene encoding photosystem II assembly protein Psb35: protein MHILMQAADSIATNGTHFPFAFTLVYVVGFIAAVTIGSIAWYNSKRPAGWESKERPDFVPKVEKEETPGLGDPKP, encoded by the coding sequence ATGCATATATTGATGCAGGCAGCAGATTCAATCGCAACAAATGGGACTCATTTTCCTTTTGCTTTCACCTTGGTGTATGTCGTTGGTTTTATTGCTGCTGTAACCATTGGTTCAATAGCTTGGTACAACTCAAAACGCCCCGCAGGTTGGGAAAGCAAAGAGCGTCCTGATTTTGTGCCTAAGGTTGAAAAAGAAGAAACTCCGGGTCTGGGTGATCCGAAGCCATAA
- the folK gene encoding 2-amino-4-hydroxy-6-hydroxymethyldihydropteridine diphosphokinase, with protein MAFSGTGIPKYPQRQPEPSLLKANDAKAELRRSAVALGSNIGDSQTILEAAIEILAKTPGIFLEARSNWYQTKAVGPPQPDYLNGCVTLQVEITAQQLLEILLGIEQQFGRVRQERWGPRILDLDLLLFDDIILDTPNLQIPHPRMRDRAFVLVPLAEIAPDWIEPVSGYVIKELLKEVDCSDVHLLMGN; from the coding sequence TTGGCATTTTCTGGAACAGGTATACCGAAGTATCCCCAAAGACAGCCCGAACCCAGCTTACTTAAGGCGAACGACGCCAAAGCAGAGCTAAGAAGAAGCGCCGTTGCTCTTGGTAGTAATATCGGCGATTCACAAACAATTTTAGAAGCAGCTATAGAGATTTTAGCTAAAACGCCAGGTATTTTCTTAGAAGCCAGATCCAATTGGTACCAAACTAAAGCTGTCGGGCCACCACAGCCAGATTACCTAAATGGCTGCGTCACATTGCAGGTAGAAATCACAGCCCAGCAGTTATTAGAAATTTTGTTAGGAATTGAACAACAATTTGGGCGTGTGCGTCAGGAACGCTGGGGGCCACGAATCCTAGATTTGGATTTGTTACTATTTGATGACATTATTCTGGATACACCAAATCTCCAGATTCCGCATCCCAGAATGCGGGATCGGGCCTTTGTGTTAGTACCACTGGCAGAAATTGCCCCAGATTGGATAGAACCAGTATCCGGGTATGTTATTAAAGAACTGCTGAAAGAGGTAGACTGTTCTGATGTACATTTATTGATGGGCAATTAA
- a CDS encoding NUDIX hydrolase — translation MPLGRELPQLLRQRLFYKGRKFDFEVNRLRLPNKSEGEWECIRHPGGALAVPITPEGKLVLVRQYRFAIQGRILEFPAGTVEAGEEPLETIQREIEEETGYSAKKWDKLGEFFLAPGYSDEIIYAFLARDLEKLETPPPQDGDEDIETVFLTPEELEKAILEGESVDAKSVSSFFLARRFLI, via the coding sequence ATGCCATTAGGTAGAGAATTACCACAACTACTAAGACAACGCCTGTTTTATAAAGGACGCAAATTTGATTTTGAAGTTAATCGCTTGCGTTTGCCTAATAAATCAGAAGGAGAATGGGAATGTATTCGTCACCCTGGTGGCGCTTTAGCTGTGCCGATAACGCCAGAGGGTAAACTTGTACTCGTGCGCCAGTATCGTTTTGCAATTCAGGGACGGATATTAGAATTTCCGGCGGGAACTGTGGAAGCAGGTGAAGAACCTTTAGAGACGATACAGCGTGAGATTGAAGAAGAAACTGGCTATAGTGCCAAAAAATGGGACAAATTAGGCGAATTTTTCTTAGCTCCCGGCTATTCTGATGAAATTATCTATGCTTTTCTGGCGCGAGACTTGGAAAAGCTGGAAACACCACCACCACAAGATGGAGACGAGGATATCGAAACTGTGTTTTTGACTCCTGAAGAATTAGAGAAAGCGATTCTGGAGGGAGAATCGGTAGATGCTAAATCAGTTTCTAGCTTTTTTCTGGCGCGTCGATTTTTAATTTAG
- a CDS encoding ADP-ribosylglycohydrolase family protein, protein MLLELAMPTAGYAYADAYGAGFEYADKIIVNNDLSRYLEHARFRLNPGSYTDDTHIAISFSR, encoded by the coding sequence ATGCTGCTAGAGTTAGCGATGCCTACGGCGGGCTACGCCTACGCAGATGCTTACGGTGCAGGCTTTGAATATGCTGACAAGATAATCGTTAACAATGATTTGAGTCGATACCTGGAACATGCGCGTTTTCGACTCAATCCTGGCAGCTACACCGACGACACACACATCGCAATAAGTTTTAGCCGATAG
- a CDS encoding prohibitin family protein codes for MKKNPTFNSAGKLTALLFLITLFLTPCVIVNAGERGVLMKFGEVQNQILGEGLHLIIPVVNTVKKLSIRVQKQEISAEASSKDLQNVFTDVALNWHIIPQQANAIFQEIGDEQDVVIRIINPAVEEVLKAVMAKYTAEEIITKRGEVKGGVDDALSTRLGNYHVAVDDISLVHVHFSERFGEAVEAKQIAEQEAKQAEFIALKATKEAEAKVNLAKGEAEAHRLLRDGLTPEILQRQAIEKWNGKLPLIVSKEAPKLFNLSEILKFDKN; via the coding sequence ATGAAAAAAAATCCAACTTTTAACAGTGCCGGTAAACTGACTGCTCTTTTGTTCCTGATAACTCTCTTTCTCACGCCTTGTGTGATTGTAAATGCAGGTGAACGTGGTGTATTGATGAAATTTGGTGAAGTACAAAACCAGATATTAGGTGAAGGACTTCACTTAATTATTCCTGTAGTTAATACTGTGAAAAAGTTGAGTATTCGAGTCCAAAAGCAGGAAATTTCGGCTGAGGCTTCTTCCAAAGATTTACAAAATGTTTTTACTGATGTTGCTCTAAATTGGCATATTATTCCCCAGCAAGCAAATGCCATTTTTCAAGAAATTGGAGATGAACAAGATGTAGTTATTCGCATTATTAATCCAGCAGTTGAGGAAGTACTAAAAGCAGTAATGGCAAAATATACTGCTGAAGAAATTATTACTAAACGAGGAGAAGTCAAAGGTGGAGTAGATGATGCTTTGTCCACACGCCTGGGTAACTATCACGTTGCAGTTGATGATATTTCTCTAGTTCATGTCCATTTTTCAGAAAGATTTGGTGAGGCGGTGGAGGCGAAGCAGATTGCTGAACAAGAAGCAAAGCAAGCAGAGTTTATCGCCTTAAAAGCAACAAAAGAGGCTGAAGCAAAAGTTAATTTAGCAAAAGGAGAGGCTGAAGCGCACAGATTATTACGTGATGGTTTAACTCCCGAAATTCTGCAAAGGCAAGCAATAGAAAAATGGAATGGGAAGCTACCATTAATTGTCAGTAAGGAGGCTCCAAAATTGTTTAATTTAAGTGAAATTTTAAAATTTGATAAAAATTGA
- a CDS encoding DUF1634 domain-containing protein, whose amino-acid sequence MYKFNSSFRWTFLAQPDIEVVTLTLPKKDIDSNIEQLEQPSNTVAQLPNSCDIDVNKNLTKTSSEQQLEYLLSNLMKYGVLIASAVVLLGGILYLIHHGAEPAEYHFFRGEPSEFRSPTGVVKAVFSGSDAYDGLRLRAIIQLGLLLLIATPIVRVFISLLAFLIQREFIYVIVTLLVMTSLIYSLVGAYY is encoded by the coding sequence ATGTATAAATTTAATAGTAGCTTTCGCTGGACATTCCTGGCACAACCTGATATTGAAGTGGTTACACTAACCTTACCGAAGAAAGATATAGACTCTAATATCGAACAATTAGAACAGCCCAGTAACACAGTAGCACAATTGCCTAATAGCTGTGACATTGATGTTAACAAGAATTTGACAAAAACATCAAGTGAGCAGCAATTGGAATATTTGCTCAGTAATCTTATGAAATATGGCGTTTTAATAGCTAGTGCTGTCGTTTTACTGGGGGGTATACTCTACTTGATTCATCACGGTGCTGAACCTGCTGAATATCACTTTTTTCGGGGAGAACCATCGGAATTTCGCTCACCAACAGGTGTAGTAAAAGCAGTTTTTTCAGGTAGCGATGCCTACGACGGGCTACGCCTACGCGCCATTATTCAACTCGGACTTTTACTGCTAATTGCTACTCCAATTGTCCGCGTTTTTATTTCCTTATTGGCTTTCCTAATACAGCGAGAATTTATCTATGTCATTGTTACTTTATTAGTAATGACTAGTCTGATTTACAGTCTTGTAGGAGCATATTATTAA
- a CDS encoding sulfite exporter TauE/SafE family protein — protein sequence MTILEFSFLIWIGSFSAGLLGALTGLGGGVVIVPLLTSVFGVDIRYAVGASLVSVIATSLGAASTYIKKGYTNLRLGMFLEVATTIGAIAGAIIATFVSVKALTIVLAIVLIYSAYLSQRPRIEHIEDEVPDAIANYLKLNGTYPTPDGVMSYQVHSVPMGFGMMLIAGVLSGLLGIGSGGFKVLAMDQAMRLPFKVSTTTSNFMIGVTAAASAGVYLARGYIDPGLSMPVMLGVLPGAFLGARILTGAKTQILRIIFSVVLVVMALKMVYNSLIGGL from the coding sequence TTGACTATTTTAGAATTTTCATTCCTAATTTGGATTGGTTCATTTAGCGCTGGCTTGTTAGGGGCGCTAACTGGGTTAGGAGGTGGAGTAGTAATTGTTCCCTTATTAACTTCGGTATTTGGCGTTGATATTCGCTATGCTGTTGGTGCCTCACTAGTATCTGTAATCGCTACTTCTTTGGGTGCAGCATCTACCTATATTAAAAAAGGCTATACCAATTTGCGATTGGGAATGTTTTTAGAAGTAGCCACAACCATTGGTGCGATCGCAGGAGCAATAATCGCAACTTTTGTTTCTGTCAAAGCCCTAACTATTGTACTAGCGATCGTCCTCATTTATTCAGCATACCTTTCACAACGACCCAGAATAGAACATATTGAAGATGAAGTACCAGATGCGATCGCAAATTATCTGAAACTGAATGGTACTTATCCAACTCCTGATGGAGTAATGTCTTATCAAGTTCATTCAGTACCAATGGGATTTGGAATGATGTTAATAGCTGGGGTGCTTTCTGGGTTGCTTGGTATTGGTTCTGGTGGATTCAAGGTATTGGCGATGGATCAAGCCATGCGTTTACCCTTCAAAGTTTCTACCACCACTAGCAATTTTATGATCGGCGTCACAGCAGCAGCATCAGCTGGAGTTTACCTAGCACGCGGCTATATCGATCCAGGATTATCTATGCCGGTGATGTTGGGGGTATTACCTGGTGCTTTCTTGGGCGCACGAATTTTGACAGGCGCGAAAACGCAAATTTTGAGAATTATCTTCAGTGTTGTGCTAGTGGTAATGGCTTTGAAAATGGTCTACAACAGTTTAATAGGGGGGCTTTAA
- a CDS encoding phosphatase PAP2 family protein has product MEKVKKANIESQSPLSFLKNLLIARWRSLLLLLIGVYLPLQIFEILTVKIWENKAGFPWDVPILLAVHSTANPQLDVLAVTLARIGEPWAAIPILGAIALILLLQKRWRSLAYLLTVSAGSVIINRTAKELMHRVRPQLWQSIAPESSFAFPSGHAMASITVVAILLFLTWDSSWRWLVLIFGSLYIIAIGWCRLYLGVHFPSDVLAGWMVALGWTIGVSLIIKPYKTIAKSLDGDRPKDETTLLPEEKELITKE; this is encoded by the coding sequence ATGGAAAAAGTGAAAAAAGCCAATATAGAGAGTCAGTCGCCTCTTTCTTTTCTCAAAAACTTGTTGATTGCCCGTTGGCGATCGCTCCTACTCCTGTTGATAGGAGTATACTTACCTTTGCAGATTTTTGAAATTCTGACAGTCAAGATATGGGAGAATAAAGCTGGCTTCCCGTGGGATGTGCCTATTCTGTTAGCAGTTCATTCTACAGCAAACCCACAGCTTGATGTTTTAGCCGTGACGCTAGCGAGAATTGGAGAGCCTTGGGCGGCGATACCGATTTTAGGTGCGATCGCACTTATATTATTACTTCAAAAACGCTGGCGATCGCTAGCTTATTTACTCACCGTCTCAGCAGGAAGTGTGATCATCAACCGCACAGCAAAGGAATTAATGCATCGAGTGCGTCCACAATTGTGGCAGTCCATTGCACCTGAGTCTAGTTTTGCCTTTCCCAGTGGTCATGCTATGGCGAGTATAACTGTAGTAGCAATTTTGCTATTCTTAACTTGGGATAGCTCCTGGCGCTGGTTGGTTCTGATCTTCGGCAGCTTATACATAATAGCTATTGGGTGGTGTCGTCTCTATCTGGGGGTACATTTTCCCAGTGACGTTCTCGCGGGTTGGATGGTTGCATTAGGTTGGACAATTGGCGTCAGTCTAATTATTAAACCCTATAAAACTATAGCCAAATCATTAGATGGCGATCGCCCTAAAGATGAAACTACCTTACTCCCTGAAGAAAAAGAGTTGATCACCAAGGAGTAA
- a CDS encoding glutathione peroxidase, which translates to MFPNRRGERVPSVTFHTRVDNQWVDVTTDQLFANKTVVVFSLPGAYTPTCSSTHLPGYNELSGVFKENGVDDIICISVNDAFVMNEWAKDQEAENVTLIPDGNGEFTEGMGMLVDKSDLGFGKRSWRYSMLVRDGVINQMFIEPDEPGDPFKVSDAETMLRYINPQAVKPEVVSLFAKVGCPFCARAKAMLKEHGINYEEITLGKDITTRSLKAVTGATTVPQVFIDGKLIGGSEALEAYFTAK; encoded by the coding sequence ATGTTTCCCAATCGTCGAGGAGAAAGAGTTCCTAGTGTCACTTTTCATACTCGTGTGGACAACCAGTGGGTAGATGTGACAACCGATCAATTGTTTGCTAATAAGACAGTGGTCGTCTTCTCCTTACCAGGTGCTTATACACCGACTTGTTCATCAACTCATCTCCCTGGTTATAACGAATTGTCCGGGGTTTTCAAAGAAAATGGAGTTGATGACATTATCTGTATTTCTGTCAATGATGCCTTTGTAATGAACGAATGGGCAAAGGATCAAGAAGCAGAAAATGTTACACTTATTCCCGATGGTAATGGTGAATTTACTGAAGGAATGGGGATGCTGGTAGATAAATCAGACTTGGGATTTGGAAAGCGATCGTGGCGCTATTCTATGCTGGTAAGAGATGGTGTAATTAACCAAATGTTTATTGAGCCAGACGAGCCAGGAGATCCCTTTAAGGTATCCGATGCTGAAACAATGCTTAGATACATCAACCCCCAAGCAGTGAAGCCCGAAGTAGTTTCTCTGTTTGCCAAAGTCGGTTGTCCCTTCTGTGCCCGTGCTAAGGCGATGCTCAAGGAACATGGCATTAACTACGAAGAAATTACCTTGGGTAAGGATATCACCACACGGTCGTTAAAAGCAGTTACCGGTGCGACAACAGTTCCCCAAGTGTTTATCGATGGTAAATTAATTGGTGGTTCTGAGGCATTAGAAGCCTACTTCACTGCTAAATAG